From the genome of Streptomyces sp. NBC_00659, one region includes:
- a CDS encoding M4 family metallopeptidase, producing MSSSSPHRRTSHITKRRVAGVALVGVTALLAAAVQSGAASASPEQAPRAGRVNPGAVSMKLTASQRAELIRDADAAKATTARDLGLGSGENLVARDVMKDADGTVHTRYERTYEGLPVLGGDLVVDTSKSGKTGHIYKATKASLKVATLKPAVAAATAEKQALTAAKDAGSAKTAADQAPRKVIWAATGKPTLAYETVVGGLQDDGTPNELHVITDAATGKKLYEYQGIETGIGNTQYSGQVTLTTTQSGSTYTLNDGARGAHKTYNLNHGTSGTGTLFSQTSDTWGNGTTSNAATAGADAHYGAAETWDFYKNTFGRSGIKNNGVGAYSRVHYGNSYVNAFWDDGCFCMTYGDGSGNADPLTALDVAGHEMSHGVTSNTAGLNYSGESGGLNEATSDIFGTGVEFYANNSTDVGDYLIGEKIDINGDGTPLRYMDKPSKDGGSKDSWYSGVGNVDVHYSSGVANHFFYLLSEGSGAKVINGVSYNSPTSDGLPVTGIGRDKALAIWYRSLTTKFTSTTNYAAARTGTLAATGELYGTTSAEYTAVQNAWAAVNVGTRPGGGGGGGTSFENTADVSIPDNGAAVTSSVTVSGRTGNAPSNLAVAVDIVHTWRGDLVIDLVAPDGSTYRLKNFSSSDSADNVNATYTVNASSEVANGTWKLKVQDQAAQDTGYINSWKLTFP from the coding sequence TTGAGCAGCAGTTCTCCCCACAGACGCACCTCCCACATCACCAAGCGCCGAGTCGCCGGTGTCGCCCTCGTCGGCGTCACCGCCCTGCTGGCCGCGGCCGTCCAGTCGGGCGCCGCGAGCGCCTCCCCCGAGCAGGCCCCCCGGGCCGGCAGGGTCAACCCGGGCGCCGTCTCCATGAAGCTCACCGCGTCACAGCGCGCCGAGCTGATACGCGACGCCGACGCGGCCAAGGCCACGACCGCCCGGGACCTGGGTCTCGGCTCCGGTGAGAACCTCGTCGCCCGTGACGTCATGAAGGACGCCGACGGCACCGTCCACACCCGCTACGAGCGGACGTACGAGGGACTGCCGGTCCTCGGCGGCGACCTGGTCGTCGACACCTCCAAGTCCGGGAAGACCGGGCACATCTACAAGGCGACGAAGGCGTCCCTGAAGGTCGCCACCCTCAAGCCCGCGGTCGCCGCCGCAACGGCGGAGAAGCAGGCGCTGACCGCCGCCAAGGACGCCGGCTCGGCCAAGACCGCCGCCGACCAGGCCCCCCGCAAGGTCATCTGGGCCGCCACCGGCAAGCCCACCCTCGCCTACGAGACCGTCGTCGGCGGCCTCCAGGACGACGGCACCCCCAACGAGCTGCACGTCATCACCGACGCGGCCACCGGCAAGAAGCTCTACGAGTACCAGGGCATCGAGACCGGTATCGGCAACACCCAGTACAGCGGCCAGGTGACCCTGACGACCACACAGTCGGGCTCCACCTACACGCTGAACGACGGTGCGCGCGGCGCCCACAAGACGTACAACCTGAACCACGGGACGTCGGGCACCGGCACGCTGTTCTCGCAGACGAGCGACACCTGGGGCAACGGCACCACGTCGAACGCCGCCACGGCCGGCGCCGACGCGCACTACGGCGCCGCCGAGACGTGGGACTTCTACAAGAACACGTTCGGCCGCAGCGGCATCAAGAACAACGGCGTCGGCGCCTACTCCCGCGTGCACTACGGCAATTCGTACGTGAACGCGTTCTGGGACGACGGCTGCTTCTGCATGACCTACGGCGACGGCTCCGGGAACGCCGACCCGCTGACCGCGCTGGACGTCGCGGGCCACGAGATGAGCCACGGCGTCACCTCCAACACCGCGGGGCTCAACTACTCGGGCGAGTCCGGCGGTCTGAACGAGGCGACGTCCGACATCTTCGGCACCGGCGTGGAGTTCTACGCCAACAACTCGACCGACGTGGGCGACTACCTCATAGGCGAGAAGATCGACATCAACGGCGACGGCACCCCGCTGCGCTACATGGACAAGCCGAGCAAGGACGGCGGCTCCAAGGACTCCTGGTACTCGGGGGTCGGCAACGTCGACGTGCACTACTCGTCGGGTGTCGCCAACCACTTCTTCTACCTGCTGAGCGAGGGCAGCGGCGCCAAGGTCATCAACGGCGTCAGCTACAACTCGCCCACCTCCGACGGGCTTCCGGTCACCGGCATCGGCCGCGACAAGGCGCTGGCGATCTGGTACCGCTCGCTCACCACCAAGTTCACCTCGACCACCAACTACGCGGCGGCCCGCACCGGCACGCTCGCGGCGACGGGTGAGCTGTACGGCACGACGAGCGCCGAGTACACCGCGGTGCAGAACGCCTGGGCGGCCGTGAACGTCGGGACGCGTCCCGGCGGTGGCGGCGGTGGCGGTACGTCGTTCGAGAACACGGCCGACGTATCGATTCCGGACAACGGCGCGGCGGTCACCTCCTCGGTCACGGTCAGCGGCCGTACCGGCAACGCCCCGTCGAACCTCGCGGTGGCCGTGGACATCGTGCACACCTGGCGCGGTGACCTGGTGATCGATCTGGTCGCCCCCGACGGCTCGACGTACCGCCTGAAGAACTTCAGCTCGTCCGACTCGGCGGACAACGTGAACGCGACCTACACGGTCAACGCGTCCTCCGAAGTCGCCAACGGCACCTGGAAACTGAAGGTCCAGGACCAGGCGGCCCAGGACACCGGCTACATCAACAGCTGGAAGCTCACCTTCCCGTAG
- a CDS encoding TNT domain-containing protein, translated as MRRSHWCASLAALGGLTGSLMLGASLPSAAAAHPGDSRTAGTVHALSATPGPKPAPGHVKPADGGGSDPSRVCRGLVPDPVPPRLQRLFFCGDWRLGPRRLPTRGALGNILDRYERLGRLTAVKFLDKWWDPTADSGQGDWRYPPDDGYTHRNGTVLATPLVLHAGLRLDRFGSEAGRFLAPEGTKYGKRVIPPSSLNTMDPRYPYNYHTYRLAKDVTVCAGKTAPGFEQPGLGTQYVTSSRFCPDIPRTTVADLVSNGTLVRTND; from the coding sequence GTGAGAAGGTCACATTGGTGTGCGAGCCTGGCGGCGCTGGGAGGCCTGACCGGCTCTCTCATGCTCGGCGCCTCCCTCCCGTCCGCGGCGGCCGCCCATCCCGGCGACAGCCGTACGGCCGGCACCGTCCACGCCCTGTCCGCCACCCCGGGGCCGAAGCCGGCCCCCGGGCACGTGAAGCCGGCGGACGGGGGCGGCTCCGACCCCTCGCGCGTGTGCCGGGGGCTCGTGCCGGATCCCGTCCCGCCGAGGCTGCAACGCCTCTTCTTCTGCGGTGACTGGCGGCTGGGCCCCCGCCGGCTGCCGACCAGGGGCGCGCTGGGGAACATCCTCGACCGCTACGAACGCCTCGGCCGTCTCACCGCCGTGAAGTTCCTCGACAAGTGGTGGGACCCCACCGCCGACTCGGGCCAGGGCGACTGGCGTTACCCGCCGGACGACGGCTACACCCACCGGAACGGGACGGTGCTCGCCACCCCGCTGGTGCTCCACGCCGGCCTCAGGCTCGACCGCTTCGGCAGCGAGGCGGGCCGCTTCCTCGCCCCGGAGGGCACCAAGTACGGCAAGCGTGTCATCCCGCCGTCGAGCCTCAACACCATGGACCCGCGGTACCCGTACAACTACCACACCTACCGGCTGGCCAAGGATGTGACGGTCTGCGCGGGCAAGACCGCCCCCGGGTTCGAGCAGCCCGGCCTCGGCACCCAGTACGTGACGTCGAGCCGGTTCTGCCCGGACATCCCCCGCACCACGGTGGCGGACCTCGTGAGCAACGGCACGCTGGTGCGCACCAACGACTGA
- a CDS encoding ABC transporter ATP-binding protein: MTGRLPVAGRAEVRRAALRLIRADGRVFAAVLALNALAAGAGLAGPWLLGRMIDDVRDGAGVEAVDGPAFVILVASLVQLLLSRWAGYVAYRFGERTLARVREEFVERTLTLPASVVERAGTGDLTARGTGDVTVVGNTLRDAGPQLLISGAQALFVLVAVFAIDPLLGACGVLGLAGIVFALRWYLRRARADYLAQEAATSEVAEILAATASGARTVEAFGLRETRIRASRDALEVSRVTRMRTLFLRSVFFPAVDISYIVPVVAVLLVGGALHARGTLSLGTVVAATLYLHRLADPLDQILNQVEQLQSSGASFARVEGLAGAPRTVPAGSPVPVDDRIDVTGVRYAYDGGGEVLRGVDLTVRPGERLAVVGPSGAGKTTLSRLLAGVDAPGSGTVTVGRVPVVDLDPEQLRRHVVLVTQEHHVFLGTVRDNLLIAEPGAGDAELWAALAAVGADDWAGELPDGLDTELGPEALRVDGSRAQQLALARVVLADPHTLILDEATALLDPTTARHTERALATVLEGRTVIAIAHRLHTAHDADRVAVMEDGRLTELGTHDELVAADGPYAALWHSWHGDGSPSPG, from the coding sequence GTGACGGGCCGGCTGCCGGTGGCGGGGCGCGCCGAGGTGCGGCGGGCGGCGCTACGGCTGATCCGGGCGGACGGACGGGTGTTCGCCGCCGTGCTCGCGCTCAACGCGCTGGCCGCGGGCGCAGGACTGGCCGGCCCCTGGCTGCTCGGGCGGATGATCGACGACGTACGTGACGGCGCGGGTGTCGAGGCGGTGGACGGGCCGGCGTTCGTCATCCTCGTGGCCTCGCTGGTCCAGCTGCTGCTGTCGCGCTGGGCCGGGTACGTGGCGTACCGCTTCGGCGAGCGGACCCTCGCGCGGGTGCGGGAGGAGTTCGTGGAGCGGACTTTGACGCTGCCCGCGTCGGTCGTGGAACGCGCGGGCACCGGGGATCTGACGGCACGCGGCACCGGCGACGTCACGGTGGTGGGCAACACCCTGCGCGACGCGGGACCCCAGCTGCTGATCTCCGGCGCGCAGGCGCTGTTCGTCCTCGTCGCCGTCTTCGCCATCGACCCGCTGCTCGGCGCCTGCGGGGTGCTCGGACTGGCCGGGATCGTGTTCGCGCTGCGCTGGTATCTGCGCCGGGCGCGCGCCGACTATCTCGCCCAGGAGGCCGCCACCTCGGAGGTCGCCGAGATCCTCGCGGCCACGGCGTCCGGCGCCCGCACGGTGGAGGCGTTCGGGCTGCGCGAGACCCGGATCCGGGCGAGCCGGGACGCGCTGGAGGTCTCCCGGGTGACGCGGATGCGGACCCTGTTCCTGCGCAGCGTGTTCTTCCCGGCGGTGGACATCTCGTACATCGTGCCGGTCGTCGCCGTCCTCCTGGTGGGCGGCGCGCTGCACGCCCGGGGCACGCTGAGCCTCGGCACCGTGGTCGCCGCGACGCTGTATCTGCACCGGCTCGCCGACCCGCTCGACCAGATCCTGAACCAGGTCGAGCAACTGCAGAGCAGCGGCGCCTCGTTCGCCCGCGTCGAGGGTCTCGCCGGGGCGCCGCGCACGGTGCCGGCGGGCTCCCCCGTACCGGTGGACGACCGGATCGACGTCACCGGCGTGCGGTACGCGTACGACGGTGGCGGCGAGGTGCTGCGCGGGGTCGATCTGACGGTGCGGCCCGGGGAACGGCTGGCCGTCGTGGGCCCCTCGGGCGCCGGGAAGACCACGCTGAGCAGGCTGCTGGCGGGGGTCGACGCTCCGGGCAGCGGGACGGTGACCGTCGGGCGGGTGCCGGTCGTCGACCTCGACCCGGAGCAGCTGCGCCGGCACGTCGTCCTCGTCACCCAGGAGCACCATGTGTTCCTCGGCACGGTCCGTGACAACCTGCTCATCGCCGAACCGGGCGCCGGCGACGCGGAGTTGTGGGCGGCACTCGCGGCCGTCGGCGCCGACGACTGGGCCGGGGAGCTCCCCGACGGGCTGGACACCGAACTGGGGCCCGAGGCCCTGCGCGTCGACGGCTCACGGGCCCAGCAGCTGGCACTGGCCCGGGTGGTGCTCGCGGACCCGCACACCTTGATCCTCGACGAGGCCACGGCGCTCCTCGATCCGACGACCGCCCGGCACACGGAGCGTGCGCTGGCCACCGTGCTGGAGGGCCGCACCGTCATCGCGATCGCCCACCGGCTGCACACCGCCCATGACGCCGACCGGGTGGCGGTGATGGAGGACGGCCGGCTGACCGAACTGGGCACGCACGACGAACTGGTGGCGGCCGACGGGCCGTACGCGGCACTGTGGCACTCGTGGCACGGGGACGGGAGCCCCTCGCCCGGCTGA
- a CDS encoding ABC transporter ATP-binding protein translates to MIDTYAAPGTPDRRGGWRFLWWLVTRQTHRSVTGAAVSTVWMGLLALTPYLLSRAIDDGLEPRDGAALAGWTAAVLGTGVFNAGLGVVRHRTMTQVRMDANFRTVKLVVEHAARLGAALSRQIGTGEIITVGVRDVDTIGRSLTVVGPGLAAVVTYGVVAALLLPVSVQLSAVLLLGVPLTAVLVGPLTLRLQGTETGYREHQAVLTARIGDLAGGLRVLNGLGGKGLFADAFRRDARKLREQGYRVGAVTSWIQALGVGLPSVLLAAVTWLAARLAAQGDITIGQLVSVYGYVAVLVLPVYFFIDCGYELSRGVVAARRVVRFLSLEPVASPPDALDAPEFPAALHDPESGVRVVPGRLTVLAGARPDQSAAVVDRLGRYAASDVTWGGLRLDQVALPQVRDRILVAEHEADLFAGVLRDLVLGRRDADAETVDRAVRAAAADDIVLGLPGGLDAAVDAQGRNLSGGQRQRVRLVRALLADPEVLLALEPTSALDAHTEAKVAARLRAARSGRTTLVTSTSPLVLDHADTVCFLVDGKAAATGTHRELLRSQPGYRSLVARDTEPDEDAGTGEEGDADPMAGVDEEVVL, encoded by the coding sequence ATGATCGACACGTACGCGGCGCCGGGGACACCGGACCGCCGGGGCGGCTGGCGGTTCCTGTGGTGGCTGGTCACCCGGCAGACACACCGGTCGGTCACCGGCGCGGCGGTCTCCACCGTGTGGATGGGACTCTTGGCACTGACGCCGTATCTGCTGTCCCGGGCGATCGACGACGGACTGGAGCCGCGCGACGGGGCGGCGCTGGCGGGCTGGACGGCCGCCGTGCTCGGTACCGGAGTGTTCAACGCCGGTCTGGGTGTCGTACGCCACCGCACGATGACCCAGGTCCGGATGGACGCCAACTTCCGTACGGTCAAACTCGTGGTCGAACACGCGGCCCGGCTCGGCGCGGCCCTGTCGCGGCAGATCGGCACGGGGGAGATCATCACGGTCGGCGTGCGCGATGTGGACACGATCGGCAGATCGCTGACCGTCGTCGGACCCGGTCTGGCCGCGGTCGTCACCTACGGCGTCGTGGCCGCGCTGCTGCTGCCGGTCTCGGTGCAGTTGTCGGCGGTGCTCCTGCTCGGGGTTCCGCTGACGGCCGTGCTCGTCGGGCCGTTGACGCTCCGCCTCCAGGGGACCGAGACGGGGTACCGGGAACACCAGGCCGTCCTGACCGCGCGCATCGGCGATCTCGCGGGCGGTCTGCGCGTCCTGAACGGCCTCGGCGGCAAGGGGCTGTTCGCGGACGCGTTCCGCCGTGACGCGCGGAAGCTGCGTGAACAGGGGTACCGGGTCGGCGCGGTGACGAGCTGGATCCAGGCGCTCGGCGTGGGGCTGCCGTCCGTCCTGCTGGCCGCGGTGACCTGGCTCGCGGCCCGGCTGGCCGCCCAGGGAGACATCACCATCGGCCAGTTGGTGTCGGTGTACGGCTATGTCGCGGTCCTCGTCCTGCCGGTGTACTTCTTCATCGACTGCGGCTACGAACTCTCCCGGGGTGTGGTCGCCGCCCGGCGCGTCGTCAGGTTCCTGTCCCTGGAGCCCGTCGCCTCTCCCCCGGACGCGCTCGACGCCCCGGAGTTCCCGGCCGCTCTGCACGATCCGGAGTCCGGGGTCCGGGTGGTCCCGGGACGGCTGACCGTGCTGGCCGGAGCCCGCCCCGACCAGTCCGCGGCCGTGGTCGACCGGCTCGGCCGGTACGCCGCCTCGGACGTGACCTGGGGCGGCCTACGGCTCGACCAGGTCGCGCTGCCCCAGGTGCGCGACCGGATCCTGGTGGCCGAACACGAGGCCGACCTGTTCGCGGGCGTCCTGCGCGACCTGGTCCTGGGACGCCGGGACGCCGACGCGGAGACCGTCGACCGGGCCGTGCGCGCGGCCGCCGCCGACGACATCGTCCTCGGGCTGCCGGGCGGCCTCGACGCGGCCGTCGACGCGCAGGGCCGGAACCTGTCCGGCGGGCAGCGGCAGCGGGTCCGGCTCGTACGCGCGCTCCTCGCGGATCCCGAGGTGCTGCTCGCCCTGGAGCCGACCTCGGCGCTCGACGCCCACACCGAGGCCAAGGTCGCCGCCCGGCTGCGCGCCGCCCGCTCGGGCCGTACGACCCTCGTGACCAGCACGTCACCGCTCGTACTGGACCACGCGGACACCGTCTGCTTCCTCGTCGACGGCAAGGCGGCGGCCACCGGCACCCACCGCGAACTCCTGCGGAGCCAGCCGGGATACCGGTCGCTGGTGGCCCGTGACACGGAGCCGGACGAGGACGCGGGTACGGGTGAGGAAGGGGACGCGGATCCGATGGCGGGCGTGGACGAGGAGGTCGTGCTGTGA
- a CDS encoding ABC transporter ATP-binding protein — translation MTAAPTTTAPDKEPNEEPGGGTGTGPGEGPDSGRSGGPDAGRDDGTGSGTHTDTDADADSGTGTGTGTGTGTGTDDGPGGPRRRGRAAPEPEPYEDAFDHDTLPTPPGATATLLRSLLAPLRARVAVTTVLLLLQQAAVQVGPLLVAYAIDRAVPAFRQDDHGPLIAVGVAYLLCAAASGGLQYAFIIASARVNQDVLLDLRGRIFRHAQALSIDFHERYTSGRLISRSTTDVESLRELLSEGLQELVTVILSFVYISAMLLWLDVGLGAVAVVSFVPLYLLIRRYQRRAGRIFAVRSTTIAAVIVKFAETMNGIRPVRAFRREAANEAEFGVLNRRHERTNGDALLEMARYVVGSRLVANTAVAGIVLWGAHRVASGSLALGVLAAAVLYLRRLYDPIDRLGMFLNSYQSAAASLEKIAGLLAQTPSVPEPSVPRQLPALASEHPGREVVFDEVRFAYRTGGEVLPSFSLTLPAGQTVAVVGSTGAGKSTLAKLLARFYDPTEGRVLLDGVDLRELPVPELRRGVVMVTQEAFLFSGTVAENIAIGRPEASREEIEQAAKAIGAHDFISALPDGYDTDVRKRGGRISAGQRQLVAFARALLADPAVLILDEATSSLDIPGERAVQRAMSTVLRGRTAVVIAHRLSTVAIADRVLVMEHGRVVEDGTPDGLVAGTGRFADLHRAWRDSLV, via the coding sequence ATGACGGCGGCGCCCACGACCACCGCACCGGACAAGGAACCGAACGAGGAACCGGGCGGAGGAACCGGAACGGGTCCCGGCGAGGGACCGGACAGCGGCCGAAGCGGCGGACCGGACGCGGGCCGGGACGACGGAACCGGCAGCGGCACCCACACCGACACCGACGCCGACGCCGACAGCGGCACCGGCACCGGCACCGGCACCGGCACCGGCACCGGCACGGACGACGGACCGGGCGGTCCGCGCCGAAGGGGCCGGGCGGCCCCGGAACCCGAGCCGTACGAGGACGCCTTCGACCACGACACCCTGCCCACTCCCCCGGGCGCGACCGCGACGCTGCTGCGCTCGCTGCTCGCCCCGCTCCGGGCCCGGGTCGCCGTGACCACTGTTCTGCTGCTGCTCCAGCAGGCCGCCGTGCAGGTGGGCCCGCTGCTGGTGGCGTACGCCATCGACCGTGCCGTACCGGCCTTCCGGCAGGACGACCACGGGCCGCTGATCGCCGTGGGCGTCGCCTACCTGCTGTGTGCGGCGGCCTCCGGCGGACTCCAGTACGCCTTCATCATCGCCTCGGCCCGGGTCAACCAGGACGTGCTGCTCGATCTGCGCGGCCGGATCTTCCGGCACGCCCAGGCGCTCAGCATCGACTTCCACGAGCGCTACACCTCGGGCCGGCTGATCTCCCGCTCCACGACGGACGTCGAGTCGCTGCGCGAACTGCTCAGCGAGGGGCTCCAGGAGCTCGTCACCGTCATCCTGTCCTTCGTCTACATCTCGGCGATGCTGCTCTGGCTGGACGTCGGACTGGGCGCGGTCGCGGTGGTCTCCTTCGTGCCGCTGTATCTGCTGATCCGCCGCTACCAGCGCCGCGCGGGCCGGATCTTCGCCGTCCGTTCGACGACGATCGCCGCGGTGATCGTGAAGTTCGCGGAGACGATGAACGGCATCCGGCCGGTGCGCGCGTTCCGCCGGGAGGCCGCCAACGAGGCCGAGTTCGGGGTGCTCAACCGGCGCCACGAGAGGACGAACGGCGACGCCCTGCTGGAGATGGCCCGCTATGTCGTGGGCTCCCGGCTCGTCGCCAACACGGCGGTCGCGGGCATCGTGCTGTGGGGCGCCCACCGGGTGGCGTCGGGTTCGCTGGCGCTCGGTGTGCTCGCCGCGGCGGTCCTCTACCTGCGCCGGCTCTACGACCCCATCGACCGCCTCGGCATGTTCCTGAACTCCTACCAGTCCGCCGCGGCCTCGCTGGAGAAGATCGCCGGTCTGCTGGCCCAGACGCCGTCCGTGCCGGAGCCGTCCGTGCCCCGGCAGCTGCCCGCCCTCGCCTCCGAACACCCCGGCCGCGAGGTCGTGTTCGACGAGGTCCGCTTCGCGTACCGCACGGGCGGAGAGGTCCTGCCCTCCTTCTCGCTCACGCTGCCCGCCGGACAGACGGTGGCCGTGGTCGGCTCGACCGGCGCCGGCAAGTCGACGCTGGCCAAACTCCTGGCCCGGTTCTACGACCCCACCGAGGGCCGGGTCCTGCTCGACGGCGTCGATCTGCGCGAGCTGCCGGTGCCCGAACTGCGGCGCGGGGTGGTGATGGTGACCCAGGAGGCGTTCCTGTTCTCGGGCACGGTCGCCGAGAACATCGCGATCGGCCGCCCCGAGGCGTCCCGCGAGGAGATCGAGCAGGCGGCGAAGGCGATCGGCGCGCACGACTTCATCAGCGCCCTGCCCGACGGCTACGACACGGACGTACGCAAGCGCGGCGGCCGGATCTCCGCGGGCCAGCGTCAACTCGTGGCCTTCGCGCGGGCCCTGCTCGCCGACCCGGCCGTCCTGATCCTCGACGAGGCGACCAGCTCCCTGGACATCCCGGGTGAACGGGCCGTGCAGCGCGCCATGTCGACGGTCCTGCGGGGACGTACGGCGGTGGTCATCGCGCACCGGCTGTCGACGGTGGCGATCGCCGACCGGGTGCTGGTGATGGAGCACGGGCGGGTCGTCGAGGACGGCACACCCGACGGACTCGTCGCGGGCACGGGCCGGTTCGCGGACCTGCACCGGGCATGGCGCGACAGCCTCGTGTAG
- a CDS encoding ABC transporter ATP-binding protein translates to MTTSDAAAADHPDRSTVRSLLRLWPYVRPVRTRLFGAAFVAVVASCLALVFPLILKWMVDGPVAGHDPAGVWLGALYLLLLGIAEAVLFGLRRWLVARPLASVEAAMRADLYRHLQRLPVAFHDRWASGQLLSRATTDLMLVRMFLAFPLTFLLVNGVTITAGIAIMLAQQWTLGLVLLAPAVPVMIVCWFFERRYSEVARRAQDQVGDLTTVVEESVLGIRIIKGFGRHRSQARAFRELSRTLRGTELVKARLLASIWGVIVTLPEFAIGAALVLGTVQVADGRLSAGTLVAFLSTALALRWPVDSIGFLLAMSQEAGTATERYFEVMNATPESDGTAAQAPVTGPVKARESTAGAASDSDATAARDAGEPAGQGSRAADGEGGLRFHGVEFRYPDAPADAPPVLARIDLHVRPGESMALVGATGTGKTTLTALVPRLHEVTSGRITLDGRDITGMPREELRELVAVAFEEPTLFSATVGENVLMGAPGTAGRAELDRALAVAQADFAHTLPQGTGTQVGEQGLSLSGGQRQRLALARAVVGRPRFLVLDDPLSALDVHTEAAVEAALRRVLAETTALIVAHRPSTVLLADRVALISDGRIAAVGTHHELLRTHAEYAHLMSGAEEDGR, encoded by the coding sequence ATGACCACATCCGATGCAGCCGCCGCGGACCACCCCGACCGTTCGACCGTACGCAGCCTGCTGCGCCTGTGGCCGTATGTACGCCCGGTGCGGACGCGGCTGTTCGGCGCGGCGTTCGTCGCCGTCGTCGCGTCCTGTCTCGCGCTCGTGTTCCCGCTGATCCTGAAGTGGATGGTGGACGGCCCGGTCGCCGGGCACGACCCGGCGGGTGTCTGGCTCGGGGCGCTGTATCTGCTGCTGCTCGGCATCGCCGAGGCCGTTCTGTTCGGGCTGCGCCGATGGCTGGTGGCCCGCCCGCTGGCCAGTGTCGAGGCGGCGATGCGGGCCGATCTGTACCGGCATCTGCAGCGCCTGCCGGTCGCCTTCCACGACCGCTGGGCGTCGGGCCAGCTCCTCTCCCGGGCGACCACCGATCTGATGCTGGTCCGCATGTTCCTGGCGTTCCCGCTGACCTTCCTGCTGGTGAACGGCGTGACGATCACCGCGGGCATCGCCATCATGCTGGCCCAGCAATGGACCCTCGGACTGGTGCTGCTCGCCCCCGCCGTCCCCGTCATGATCGTCTGCTGGTTCTTCGAGCGGCGCTACTCGGAGGTGGCGCGGCGGGCGCAGGACCAGGTCGGCGACCTGACGACGGTGGTCGAGGAGAGTGTGCTCGGCATCCGGATCATCAAGGGGTTCGGGCGCCATCGCAGCCAGGCGCGCGCGTTCCGCGAGCTGTCCCGGACCCTGCGCGGCACGGAGCTGGTCAAGGCCCGGCTGCTCGCCTCCATCTGGGGCGTCATCGTCACCCTGCCCGAGTTCGCCATCGGCGCCGCCCTCGTCCTCGGCACGGTCCAGGTCGCCGACGGCCGTCTCTCCGCCGGCACGCTGGTCGCGTTCCTGTCGACCGCGCTCGCCCTGCGCTGGCCCGTCGACTCGATCGGCTTCCTCCTCGCGATGAGCCAGGAGGCCGGGACGGCCACGGAGCGGTACTTCGAGGTCATGAACGCGACGCCGGAGTCGGACGGCACGGCCGCGCAGGCCCCCGTGACCGGACCGGTGAAAGCGCGGGAATCCACGGCCGGGGCCGCCAGTGACAGCGACGCCACGGCCGCGCGGGACGCCGGCGAACCGGCCGGGCAAGGCTCCCGCGCGGCCGACGGCGAGGGCGGACTGCGGTTCCACGGCGTCGAGTTCCGCTATCCCGACGCCCCCGCGGACGCACCCCCGGTGCTGGCCCGCATCGACCTGCACGTCCGCCCCGGCGAGAGCATGGCGCTCGTCGGCGCCACCGGCACCGGCAAGACCACCCTCACCGCGCTCGTCCCCCGCCTGCACGAGGTGACCTCCGGCCGGATCACCCTGGACGGCCGGGACATCACCGGGATGCCCCGCGAGGAGCTGCGCGAACTCGTCGCCGTCGCCTTCGAGGAACCCACCCTCTTCTCGGCCACGGTCGGCGAGAACGTCCTGATGGGCGCCCCCGGGACCGCCGGCCGCGCGGAGCTGGACCGTGCCCTCGCCGTCGCGCAGGCCGACTTCGCGCACACGCTGCCCCAGGGCACGGGGACGCAGGTCGGCGAACAGGGCCTCAGCCTCTCCGGCGGGCAGCGGCAGCGCCTCGCGCTGGCCCGCGCGGTGGTCGGCCGGCCCCGCTTCCTCGTGCTCGACGACCCGCTGTCGGCGCTGGACGTGCACACCGAGGCGGCGGTCGAGGCCGCGCTGCGCCGGGTGCTGGCGGAGACGACCGCGCTGATCGTGGCGCACCGCCCGTCCACGGTCCTGCTGGCCGACCGGGTGGCCCTGATCTCCGACGGCCGGATCGCGGCGGTCGGCACCCACCACGAACTGCTGCGCACCCATGCCGAATACGCCCACCTGATGTCGGGTGCAGAGGAGGACGGCCGATGA